In the genome of Primulina eburnea isolate SZY01 chromosome 13, ASM2296580v1, whole genome shotgun sequence, the window CACCACCACTCCTCTATTGTCACCGAACCCATCACATGTAAGAATTTTTACTCCAGAGCAAATGTAGGTTGGGTCAATTGCGATGGGATTACTGAGGTGTATATTTTTTCTGTTGTGGCAGCCGTAATTCATCCATTCGCGGAGCATATAGCATACTTTCTGCTATTTTCAATTCCGATGCTTTCAACCGTGTTCCTGAAAAACGCATCCGTCGCATCACTTGCTGGTTATCTTATTTACATCGATCTCATGAACAACATGGGTCACTGTAACTTCGAACTCATTCCAAAATGGCTTTTCTCCATGTTTCCCCCGCTCAAGTACCTCATGTACACTCCCTCGTAAGTATCTGAACCTTTGACTCGTTACGAGGTGGTCTATTATGATGTTATAAAGGTCTGGTGAAGATCAAATTCAAATTTCCTTCGGATCCCATTTAATGAAATATGAGTTACTGGCTAACTCAACAGAACATTTTATTAGTTTGTTTCATATTCTCGAAGAAAACTACCCAGTTTAACTCCTGACCCATTTATGactgtaatttttttaaaaaacttattATATAGTAGCGTAAAATGATCtgatataaatttattattcttgaatattttttcctttcagtcacaaaaatttatttttccagttTAAACTTTTTATAATTCCTGAGACTCgagataaattttttttttgtttctatgTCGCTTGATAACTTTTTTCAcgatataaatttatttttccaggGGCCACGTGACCAAAAAAAACTTTCTATTCCATAAATTTATTACCAAGTAGTGTAATTAgaccaatataaaaatatattatctaACTAATAGAGGTTTTGTAGCAATTTAATTGAAGACTCAACGGCTCACATTGCTTATAAGttcttgttggttattattggtCTTCTGGTTGTAAGTGCAAATGAAGTTTTTCAAAGTTTAATTTATCAAAACTTTTCTGTCCAATCAACCATGTTTCAATGAATTATTGAACGAATTGGTTGTCCTATCAATTAGGAATATAAAAGAATATGAATGGACGTGAGCTTCTTTTAAAGTTAAGACTCAGACCAAAAAGTTTTAGGATCGGCCCTGGTGAGTGATCATCAACAAATATACAACATGAAAAGATTTGGACTTCCAGCAGTAACCTACAATTGATCATTTAGAAGATGTGCATGCAACCTTATATAAGAGTGTCTAATAGCATATTTGGTGATACAGGTACCACTCGCTGCACCACACCCAATTTCGAACCAATTACTCACTTTTCATGCCATTTTACGATTACTTATATGGTACCATGGACAAATCGTCGGATtcgttgtatgaaaactcacttGTGCGGAAGGAGGAAGCACCTGATGTGGTTCATCTGACTCATCTTACAACCCCAGAATCTATATATCATCTCCGTGTAGGTTTTGCACACTTGGCTTCTGAACCTCACAAATCCAAATGGTACTTATGGCTAATGTGGCCTCTCACAATGTGGTCAATGATGGTCACTTGGATCTGCGGACGCACATTCACTGCTGAGAGAAATGTGTTCAAACACCTAAAACTGCAAACATGGGCGATTCCTAAATATAAAGTTCAGGTATACATTGATTGGTTACAAGTAGTATAACAAGTTTTGACCCAAGTATTTGTTATAGCAAGCTCATTAGCTTCACCTCCTTGCAGTACTACATGCAATGGCAAAGAGAATCAATTAATAATATGATTGAGGCTGCTATACTTGCAGCTTCGGACAAGGGGGCTAAGGTTTTGAGCCTCGGCTTGCTAAATCAGGCAAGTAACAGTGATACATTCCAGTTGTTTTTCATTTTCAGATGAAAGAAGATTTTCTTTCACGTTGCCATTGAATGAGTGATTAATTGTTTGGTTTATTCATGAAAATGCAGGAGGAGGGGCTCAACAACAGCGGTGAACTTTTCTTAAGAAAGCACCCTCAGCTAAAAATGAAGGTGGTGGATGGAAGTAGTTTGGCAGTTGCGGTTGTGTTGAATAGCATTCCTAAAGGAACATCTCAGGTTGTCCTTCGAGGCCAGCTGTCGAAGATTGCTTATTCCATTGCCCTTGCCTTGTGCCAGGGTGGTGTACAGGTACGTTTGACAACAGCAATGTCAAAGACACTAGTTTATAAATTCTTCGACAATTTAATTCGGCTTTTGAATAATTATAAGATGTCATCCGGGAAAAAAATCATCACATTTCAGCTAAAGCTGTCAAAACGGGTCAGCATTTGGACTGGTTAGGATATTACTAACCTAACTCGCCTATCCGGCGCAGCGTGGGGGGCCAATCTgcaaatttttaattatatttagcGGGTTGGTCCCAATCCGCCCAACCTTGCATACCTGATCCATTTTGACAACTCTAATCTTAGCTCTACTTGCATGCCACACGCCGACTATAAATCGCGGTTCAGTGCTAGACAATAACAGAAAATTGATTGGTTGCCTGTAAAAAAGCATGGACATAGACAGCAAAACTCTCCCAGGATTGATAGCACTGTCCAGTACTTGTTTTGCTCAATTCTGGTGTTCATACTTTTAATAGGTATATACAATGCGAAAGGATGAACATAAAAAGCTGAAAGCCATGCTTAGTAATGAGGCTGGAAATAATTTGATACTCTCACAATACGGCACTCCAAAGGTTAGCtttctactttttttttttcacttcaGTTTCTTGTCTTCTAAGATACATTTCCTAACAGGCAGGCTGCATGAGTTACTCTTACACATTTCGTCAAAACCCGTTAAAAATCTTTCACAACTAAATACAATATAAAGTTACTTAGACCATTCAAACAACTCCAGAAGACTTCCAAACAATTGGTGACATAATTCCATGTAGCTGAATTATGTCGCATCATGATGGATACTTTGTGCAGATATGGTTAGTTGGAGATGGGCTAACTGAAGATGAACAAAAGAAGGCTCCAAAAGGAACTTTCTTCATTCCGTTCTCAAAGTTCCCTCCGAAGAGAAAGcgaaaagattgcttatacaacTCCACTCCAGCAATGTTGACTCCCAAGCATCTTGAAAATGTCGACTCTTGTGAGGTTAGGGATGCAAGCTCTATTGGTTTCCTTTACACTTCctccatgaaaaaaaaattaaagaagaaagaaagataagacataaaactttaaaattttaaatatatagcTCCTAAATTGCTTTAAAAACTTCTTCTCCTTCTCATTTTTCTCTTAAAAGTGGACAAAGCCAAATAATACCAAGAGGTGTTAAATTCTCATTAGTCAATTCCCAAATCCATTGCACTCTTCTTGTCCTTTCTCAAATTGAACACTTGGAAGTGGATAGAACATCAAGAACTGTAAAATTCTCATTAGTCACTACCAAGATTCTCTGCACTCTTCTATTCTACTTTTTCTAACTTCAACTGTTAAGTTCCTAACTCTTCAAAATGACAGAACTGGTTACCAAGAAGAGTGATGAGTGCATGGCGCATAGCAGGAATACTTCACGCTATGGAGGAATGGAACGTGCACGAGTGTGGAAACATGATGTTCAGCATTGAGAAAATCTGGAAAGCCAGTCTCGAGCATGGATTCCGTCCCTTGACAATGTCCGCGGATCCAAAGCCCATTTAGCCTATGATAGCAAAACAAATATGATATACCTGGAATCTAATAGTGTCAGCGAACAGTCATTTAGTGCACTGCACTACTTTTACAGTCATTTTTACAAGAACTTACGGATTTCCGATTAAAAACATATTGTTTCTTTACGCAGTAGTGATGAACATGGATCGCCATTGTTGCATTACTAAAGCGATATTGAGTGCTTCACTTTGTTGTTAAGAAATGGGCATTTGAAGTTCATTATGTTCATTTCTGGATCAAAATATTTCTTATGAAACGTATGCAAAAATTTATGGATTAACTAAATATATCGATCCGTTTACTTTTTCGTTTGAAGATTCTAGCTTAACAATACATGTGTTTGACAATTATCTATGACCAACAAATGAGCCGGAAACTGACAGCCGAGTCTCCACTGTGGTGGATGTCGATCGGATCGAAATCCCGAACGCAAAAGCAAAATACACCATTTAGAGGCCGGGCGAGACCGCCGATCCCAAGACTTAACCCAACCCTCAACTTTGTCCCGTGATAGTTAGGACTAGTAGGGGGATTTGGGTGGGTGACGGTAATACACCTTGCCCCCTCAAATTTTTCATGTAcagaatttataaaaataaaaataaaaataaaaataattagtaATAACCTCAAAATTCCGTACATAAATCTCTTATCAAGTTTGGAAAATTAAATTCGgttgattattttttatatattataatttaatatggTTAAACctattttattatttgaaagTATGAAATATCTtattctataaaaaaattatgatcgATAATTATTTTCATCCATTGTTATTTGTAAAGTCGAGTTAATCaaattgggaaaaataattttaaaattttataaattggaCATCTAGATAAAGAAAATTTGtataataatttcttagaaaaaaATATCTTGTGGGATTTTTGTTtgtaaatattaataaataattttaagatttattatgttctctataatttattatatttgtatgatctcatattaaataaaaacttaaaaataagatttattatgttttctataatttattatatttgtatgatctcatattaaataaaagacttaaaaatagaactcttaacataaaaagtaattctttatttgtgagataggtcaaccctaccgatatttacaataaaaagtaatactcctaacataaaaagtaattctttttaatggatgatccaaataagacactcatctcacaaaatacgacacgtgaaATCGTCACacataagttttttttaaaaattctttATGTCAACTTCTCCCACCAATTCCTCAGTTTCTCTCTCATGTTCTTCAACCTCTTTCAATCTTGTTAATTTCTCTGTTTTGCAGTTCACGAGTGCAGCAGCCCAAATTAAaattctattttttaaaaaaattctcagCGTGTTTGTAGGTTTTGAGTCacatattttttgttttctatTCATTTTCACCAAAGAGGGTTGGAAGTCGCATGAATTATTGGGAAGAAATTGACTCTGTTTGCCAATTTTGGTGCATCATTTTTTTCAtgtttttcatttattttccCCGATGAGATGGCTGTgtttttaaacttttttttaatcagtttattttgttttccatttttttgtagatattttttttttaccaaaatgGGATAAGGAGATGAGAATGCATGAAACAATGCAGTTTAAGCGTGTATTGGTGATAATAATATTGGGATAAGTGATATATTGAGAAGTTTTCGTACGTCAGGCTGGTGATGTTGTGTCACTTAGTCTGGTTTGTTGTAAAAGAGTGACattatattttaatgaataATGTTATCTCTGTTGATGACAAGGTCGGCGGATGAGAAATGACAAGACTAATCTTTAAAATATATGAGACAATATCAACAAATACACATTCATTCTCGGATTCATGAGTTTGACAACCTGACTCATTAGCACCCAAATAAGTGTATTCTGCGTTGTTCAAAgtataagaaaataaattgtGTCTGGATTAACAACATTGCTTTTAGTCTAATGATAAACTTTTGTTTTGATCTAACAAAAAATTGGCCAAGAGATCGAGAATGGTTACAGAAATAGGAACGAGAActaaaaatcacatgcaacaatgaaaatgAATGGTTTTCATTTAGTACTAAAAATCCAACACATGAGCATTGTACGTACGTTGTAGCCGATATCTATAGCATATAATGTATAAATTAAAATGAGTTAATATAAACACgaagtttcaaaattttcaatgcagTTGTCAAAATCTTGGCGTTGGATGGGCCATTGACTTGATTAGGTTTGGGATCTGGAAATAGAATGACTAAAATTTGGCAGGAATATTGTCACATGCATGCTGGTGGGGTGATGGACTCAATTGTTCCTTCCCTGTCAATTGTCATTGAAATGAGACGACGGAGGCCTAACACGAAATGGGATTGAAAATAAATCCTTAATATCATCTCTTGAAGCACGCTGATATCAAATTCAGGCACCTAATCTTGTCGTTCTAGAAAAGGAAAGTATTTCAATAATGCATGTCATTGAAACCATGAAAAGCCAATTTCATTTAATATTTCACAGGCAAAGCACTGATTATTTGAAGGAGAAATATGTAGCAATAAAGCGAGTGGCGGGACGTCACGTATTTGGCAGTACTCCAAGTTATCCAATTGCGGCAATCATCCAACCGTTCATCAATTTCCTTGGAAATATATTCAATGGTTTTCTGTTATTATTTCTTCCTCTATATATGACGTGAAATGGGAGAAACAAAGTGAGCTTAGGCAGCAAAAACCAATGGCTACAACACCAGGGTTTCTTACTGACTGGCCATGGAAGCACCTTGGAAGTTTTAAGGTACTCAGATTTCTCTCTTATCCAGCAGgtctaaatattatttttacaattatTTGGCTCCAAAaggaataaacatttaaattagagaagcattttttttattgtacaTTCAAGAAAGAGAGAACAGCAATAGCAAATGTGGGAAAACAAGCTTGGAAAATAAATAATTCGACATTGAATTACATCAAAGCCATAACGTACGTACATAATTTTGTTGTTTTGTAGTATATGCTATTGGCTCCATGGGGAATGCAAAGTATTTACTCAGTAGCAACAAAAGGGAAAAATGAATGGGACTACACCAACTTAATAGTGATCCCATTGCTGGTGTGGAGGGCCTTTCACAATCAATTATGGATCTCATTTTCTCGACACAGAACTGCCAAAGGCAACAACCGCATCCTTGACAGGAGCATTGAATTTGAGCAGGTGGATAGGGAAACTAACTGGTATATTGTTCTCACCATTGTActtctttcttctctttttatttagcacttttctttttatttttataaatggtCGTGACTTAAAAAAGAACATGATCTTTACACATACTTGTTATCATATTTTGACTCAATCCATATTCGAACCACGTGTTTTCGCACAACACTTTACTGTTACGTACGCTATATCATGTT includes:
- the LOC140809695 gene encoding very-long-chain aldehyde decarbonylase CER1-like isoform X1, which translates into the protein MASKPGILTEWPWTWLGNFKYVVLAPWVVHSTYSYLVKDETQRDLSNFLIFPLLLSRFLHNQIWISVSRYRTAKGNNRIVDKSIEFEQVDRETNWDDQIIFNGLLFYLASKYIENGSHLPLWGIGGVIWTILLHAGPVEFLYYWLHRALHHHFLYSRYHSHHHSSIVTEPITCKNFYSRANVGWVNCDGITEVYIFSVVAAVIHPFAEHIAYFLLFSIPMLSTVFLKNASVASLAGYLIYIDLMNNMGHCNFELIPKWLFSMFPPLKYLMYTPSYHSLHHTQFRTNYSLFMPFYDYLYGTMDKSSDSLYENSLVRKEEAPDVVHLTHLTTPESIYHLRVGFAHLASEPHKSKWYLWLMWPLTMWSMMVTWICGRTFTAERNVFKHLKLQTWAIPKYKVQYYMQWQRESINNMIEAAILAASDKGAKVLSLGLLNQEEGLNNSGELFLRKHPQLKMKVVDGSSLAVAVVLNSIPKGTSQVVLRGQLSKIAYSIALALCQGGVQVYTMRKDEHKKLKAMLSNEAGNNLILSQYGTPKIWLVGDGLTEDEQKKAPKGTFFIPFSKFPPKRKRKDCLYNSTPAMLTPKHLENVDSCENWLPRRVMSAWRIAGILHAMEEWNVHECGNMMFSIEKIWKASLEHGFRPLTMSADPKPI
- the LOC140809695 gene encoding very-long-chain aldehyde decarbonylase CER1-like isoform X2, translating into MASKPGILTEWPWTWLGNFKYVVLAPWVVHSTYSYLVKDETQRDLSNFLIFPLLLSRFLHNQIWISVSRYRTAKGNNRIVDKSIEFEQVDRETNWDDQIIFNGLLFYLASKYIENGSHLPLWGIGGVIWTILLHAGPVEFLYYWLHRALHHHFLYSRYHSHHHSSIVTEPITSVIHPFAEHIAYFLLFSIPMLSTVFLKNASVASLAGYLIYIDLMNNMGHCNFELIPKWLFSMFPPLKYLMYTPSYHSLHHTQFRTNYSLFMPFYDYLYGTMDKSSDSLYENSLVRKEEAPDVVHLTHLTTPESIYHLRVGFAHLASEPHKSKWYLWLMWPLTMWSMMVTWICGRTFTAERNVFKHLKLQTWAIPKYKVQYYMQWQRESINNMIEAAILAASDKGAKVLSLGLLNQEEGLNNSGELFLRKHPQLKMKVVDGSSLAVAVVLNSIPKGTSQVVLRGQLSKIAYSIALALCQGGVQVYTMRKDEHKKLKAMLSNEAGNNLILSQYGTPKIWLVGDGLTEDEQKKAPKGTFFIPFSKFPPKRKRKDCLYNSTPAMLTPKHLENVDSCENWLPRRVMSAWRIAGILHAMEEWNVHECGNMMFSIEKIWKASLEHGFRPLTMSADPKPI